The following are encoded together in the Pseudomonas xantholysinigenes genome:
- a CDS encoding divergent polysaccharide deacetylase family protein codes for MRYLWSLLFCLLAGIAHATPANKAYMSIIIDDLGQSSERDSRTLALPGPVTMAIMPDTPHASEFARQAHKAGKTVILHMPMDPASGPFAWHPDLPIEELARRLDAALGKVPYAAGINNHMGSRMTAQREPMTWLMGELQRRHLFFVDSRTSAATVAAAQAQAQGLAHVSRDVFLDDVRTPEAIAGQLQQGVALARKQGSAVLIGHPYPQTLEVLARELPRLSSQGIQLVSLRQMIAERSNQAMPAHGKQGRYFNR; via the coding sequence ATGCGTTACCTGTGGTCCCTGCTGTTCTGCCTGTTGGCCGGTATCGCGCACGCGACGCCGGCCAACAAAGCCTACATGAGCATCATCATCGACGACCTCGGGCAAAGCAGCGAGCGCGACAGCCGCACGCTCGCCCTGCCCGGCCCGGTCACCATGGCGATCATGCCCGACACCCCGCATGCCAGCGAATTCGCCCGCCAGGCCCACAAGGCCGGCAAGACGGTGATCCTGCACATGCCGATGGACCCGGCCAGCGGCCCCTTCGCCTGGCACCCCGACCTGCCCATCGAAGAGCTGGCGCGGCGTCTGGATGCCGCCCTGGGCAAAGTCCCTTACGCCGCCGGCATCAACAACCACATGGGCAGCCGCATGACTGCCCAGCGCGAGCCCATGACCTGGCTGATGGGGGAGCTGCAGCGCCGCCATCTGTTCTTCGTCGACAGCCGCACCAGCGCCGCCACGGTGGCGGCGGCGCAAGCCCAGGCGCAAGGGCTGGCACATGTCTCGCGCGATGTGTTCCTCGATGACGTGCGCACCCCCGAGGCGATTGCCGGCCAGTTGCAACAAGGCGTCGCCCTGGCCCGCAAGCAAGGCTCGGCGGTGCTGATCGGCCACCCCTACCCGCAGACCCTCGAGGTACTGGCCCGTGAACTGCCACGCTTGAGCAGCCAGGGCATCCAGCTCGTCAGCCTGCGGCAGATGATCGCCGAACGAAGCAACCAGGCCATGCCCGCGCATGGCAAGCAGGGCCGCTACTTCAACCGCTGA
- a CDS encoding trypsin-like peptidase domain-containing protein, which yields MQKVLTLAFLGMTLPSFTALAASDETPPFAPPIVLHNSNGENAQWTGIGRLTWQNRRCIATLLDSRDEPSNSSGPAYVLTAGHCVGGINGKIITDQPIRGSVTFNYFVDTTEQRHIAPLKQVVWSSLQGADLALLELDTTLKHLLDQGITPRKLGPSPASGAQVQLIGEPSSIDQGLRLSTCVERFASISRVASWVWRNTRRNDCQGFDEGASGSPIFDAASQRLVSVVNSLHGTEIGAIPVGRVQGCFAKGQVDLDSSNCQLLPGFQLQPQGGTFKSVAKARTLADGSLEQARWGFSFLIDTPRYRYKVTQDALACEDPAGYSGTIPASEALINDPIGPAPGTYYLCLVGVQSEDQLPWPALMANSLSLAVELLPSAKPSPQVSTVRLDNGGIRVTWARDPEIVFYRVKRGDPATTDCADPSGYRLLPGYSRDIPASALPLKLCTVAIDLAKQSSPARSDLLQATAF from the coding sequence ATGCAAAAAGTACTGACACTGGCCTTTCTGGGCATGACCCTGCCAAGCTTCACTGCCCTGGCAGCGAGCGATGAAACGCCCCCCTTTGCGCCCCCCATCGTCCTGCACAACAGTAACGGCGAAAACGCGCAATGGACGGGGATCGGCCGCCTGACCTGGCAGAACCGGCGCTGCATCGCCACGTTGCTGGACAGCCGCGACGAGCCGTCCAACAGCAGCGGCCCCGCCTACGTGCTGACTGCAGGTCACTGCGTCGGCGGCATCAACGGCAAGATCATCACCGACCAACCGATTCGCGGCAGCGTTACGTTCAACTACTTCGTCGACACGACGGAGCAACGCCACATCGCCCCGTTGAAGCAGGTCGTCTGGAGCAGCCTGCAAGGCGCCGACCTGGCGCTGCTCGAGCTGGACACGACCCTGAAACATCTCCTGGACCAAGGCATCACGCCCCGAAAACTCGGCCCATCCCCGGCCAGCGGCGCCCAGGTACAACTCATCGGCGAGCCCAGCTCGATCGATCAGGGCTTGCGCCTGTCCACCTGCGTGGAACGTTTCGCGAGCATCTCTCGCGTCGCCAGCTGGGTCTGGCGCAATACCCGACGCAACGATTGCCAAGGGTTCGATGAAGGCGCTTCCGGCAGCCCGATCTTCGACGCCGCAAGCCAGCGACTGGTCAGTGTCGTCAACAGCCTGCACGGCACCGAGATCGGCGCCATTCCGGTTGGTCGGGTCCAGGGGTGTTTTGCCAAGGGCCAGGTAGACCTGGACTCAAGCAACTGCCAACTGCTGCCGGGGTTTCAGTTGCAACCACAAGGGGGTACGTTCAAGTCCGTCGCCAAGGCACGCACCCTTGCCGATGGATCGCTCGAGCAAGCACGCTGGGGCTTCAGCTTCCTGATCGACACGCCACGCTATCGCTACAAGGTCACCCAGGATGCGCTCGCCTGTGAAGACCCCGCAGGTTACAGCGGCACCATCCCAGCCAGCGAAGCGCTGATCAATGACCCGATCGGGCCCGCCCCAGGCACCTACTACCTGTGCCTGGTGGGCGTGCAGAGCGAAGATCAATTGCCCTGGCCGGCACTCATGGCCAACAGCCTCAGCCTCGCCGTCGAACTGCTCCCCTCGGCCAAACCTAGCCCGCAGGTATCCACCGTACGCCTGGACAATGGCGGCATTCGTGTGACCTGGGCCAGGGATCCTGAAATCGTCTTCTACCGGGTGAAACGTGGCGATCCAGCGACTACCGACTGCGCCGATCCATCCGGCTATCGCCTGTTACCTGGTTATAGCCGCGATATCCCGGCCTCCGCACTGCCGCTCAAGCTTTGCACGGTAGCCATCGACCTGGCCAAGCAATCCTCGCCAGCGCGCAGTGATTTGTTGCAGGCAACAGCGTTTTAA